One genomic region from Leptospira tipperaryensis encodes:
- a CDS encoding ketoacyl-ACP synthase III: protein MGGKNLTSNGVRITGFGHYFPETIVTNEEIRSRLKFPEMHPAEKAVIGNIGVNERRRANEKETAMYMAAKVAEMALKDAGKKPEDVDLYILANWTDRYYLPDLAPQASKLSGTKNAFAFDVSTACTGFVHGVQTASAFLSSGKFKNALVIGSERFSVRTRMGGYGEFTAGDAAAGVFLEFTGDKNFGIIDSFLQDDGDLSGIIVTGPPPQSYVKSYPELVTNAADLTLKSMDQLLEKNGLTIDDIDWVVPHPGTDVVVQDVLKRTKFPREKILMNFEKVGNTSAASIPIVLSEFYYKGKFKKGDVFLTPAVGGGFYWGGLLFRL, encoded by the coding sequence ATGGGCGGAAAAAATTTAACAAGCAATGGAGTGAGAATCACGGGTTTCGGTCATTATTTTCCAGAAACCATCGTGACCAACGAAGAAATCCGTTCTCGTTTGAAATTTCCGGAAATGCACCCCGCAGAAAAAGCAGTTATCGGAAATATCGGAGTCAACGAAAGAAGAAGAGCCAACGAAAAAGAGACCGCGATGTATATGGCCGCAAAAGTAGCGGAGATGGCTCTCAAGGACGCTGGCAAAAAACCGGAGGACGTGGATCTTTATATTCTCGCAAACTGGACCGATCGTTATTATCTTCCCGATCTCGCACCGCAAGCGTCGAAACTATCGGGCACAAAAAATGCGTTCGCCTTTGACGTAAGCACGGCCTGCACGGGATTTGTTCACGGAGTTCAAACCGCTTCCGCATTCTTAAGCTCAGGCAAATTTAAGAATGCGTTAGTCATCGGAAGCGAACGATTTTCAGTTCGAACACGCATGGGAGGTTACGGAGAATTCACCGCGGGAGACGCGGCGGCCGGAGTCTTCTTGGAATTTACGGGAGATAAGAATTTTGGAATCATAGATTCTTTCTTACAAGACGACGGAGATCTTTCCGGAATCATCGTAACCGGACCACCTCCTCAGAGTTATGTGAAAAGTTATCCGGAACTTGTCACCAACGCGGCGGATCTCACTCTCAAGTCCATGGATCAACTCCTGGAAAAAAACGGACTTACGATAGACGACATCGACTGGGTGGTCCCTCATCCGGGAACCGACGTAGTAGTACAGGACGTTCTCAAAAGAACCAAATTTCCGAGAGAAAAAATTCTTATGAATTTTGAAAAGGTGGGAAATACTTCCGCCGCTTCGATCCCGATAGTTCTATCAGAATTTTATTATAAAGGAAAATTCAAAAAAGGAGATGTGTTCCTCACTCCGGCCGTAGGCGGAGGATTTTATTGGGGAGGACTCCTATTTCGTCTCTAA
- a CDS encoding adenylate/guanylate cyclase domain-containing protein has translation MEPASPAQKDFNSFFENEFQLLNEVNETLDKKDSLQKDDLIQELKKVGDAYESLLKQSSKLMKIGDSTQNRLIKTQTELQDSNHRLVSSYQNLKQLSEIGQMITASLEPKIILTSVYENTKSMVSMDILAFGILEEGKNEIKYKFSLIEGRYTPAPSVDSLSEENPSSFCYNQNQELITNDLEKDFPQYVSPIQKHFGEKTSSVVYLPLKVEERFIGILTIQSYEKNAFNENQLSILRTLANYVAIGVDNADAYKTLSKRNRELKDSIEKINVLNEGLEKERQKSESLLLNILPKAIAERLKGGEGVIADYIPNSTVLFADIVGFSKLSTQIPTPNQLVEILNQIFTCFDDIASKYQLEKIKTIGDCYMMAGGIPNPTTDHAEKIALAGIEMISGLKNLQKSWKYEFNIRIGIHTGDVVAGVIGKNKFVYDLWGDSVNTASRMESHGQPGKINCSEATYDALKDLFEFEDRGIIEIKGKGPMRTFFLIGKK, from the coding sequence ATGGAACCAGCGTCTCCAGCGCAGAAGGACTTTAATTCTTTTTTTGAAAACGAGTTTCAATTATTAAACGAAGTCAACGAAACCCTAGATAAAAAAGATTCTCTTCAAAAAGACGATCTGATCCAAGAACTCAAAAAAGTCGGAGACGCTTACGAATCTCTTTTAAAACAATCTTCTAAACTGATGAAGATCGGAGATTCTACTCAGAATCGTCTGATTAAAACTCAAACGGAACTTCAGGATTCCAATCACAGATTGGTTTCTTCTTATCAAAACCTAAAGCAGTTGAGTGAGATCGGTCAGATGATCACTGCGAGTTTGGAACCTAAGATCATTCTCACTTCGGTTTATGAAAATACGAAGTCCATGGTATCGATGGATATTCTCGCCTTCGGGATTTTAGAAGAAGGTAAGAACGAGATTAAATACAAATTCAGTCTCATCGAAGGTCGTTATACACCCGCTCCTTCCGTGGATTCTTTGTCCGAAGAGAATCCTTCTTCCTTTTGTTATAATCAAAATCAAGAATTGATCACGAACGATCTCGAAAAAGATTTTCCTCAGTATGTTTCTCCGATTCAAAAACACTTCGGAGAAAAGACGAGTTCGGTCGTTTATCTTCCTCTCAAGGTGGAAGAAAGATTTATAGGAATTCTTACCATTCAGAGTTACGAGAAGAATGCATTTAACGAAAATCAGCTCAGCATTTTAAGAACGCTCGCAAACTACGTAGCGATCGGAGTGGATAACGCGGACGCTTACAAAACTCTTTCCAAAAGAAATCGAGAACTCAAGGATTCTATAGAAAAGATCAACGTGTTAAACGAAGGTCTGGAAAAAGAAAGACAGAAATCAGAAAGCCTACTTCTCAACATTCTTCCCAAAGCAATCGCCGAAAGACTAAAAGGTGGGGAAGGAGTTATCGCCGACTATATTCCGAACTCTACGGTTCTTTTTGCGGACATCGTGGGATTTTCCAAACTTTCAACGCAGATCCCTACTCCCAATCAATTGGTGGAAATCTTAAATCAGATCTTTACCTGTTTTGACGACATCGCGAGCAAGTATCAACTCGAGAAGATCAAGACGATCGGAGATTGTTATATGATGGCGGGAGGAATTCCGAACCCGACCACCGATCACGCGGAAAAAATCGCGTTAGCCGGAATCGAAATGATCTCGGGTCTAAAAAATCTTCAGAAATCTTGGAAATACGAATTCAATATTCGAATCGGAATTCATACCGGAGACGTAGTCGCCGGAGTCATCGGAAAAAATAAATTCGTCTACGATCTCTGGGGCGACTCGGTAAATACCGCTTCGAGAATGGAATCCCACGGACAACCGGGGAAGATCAATTGTTCGGAAGCGACGTATGACGCACTCAAGGATCTTTTTGAATTTGAAGACAGAGGGATCATCGAGATCAAGGGAAAAGGTCCAATGAGAACCTTTTTTCTGATCGGAAAAAAATAA
- a CDS encoding CoA-transferase has product METNKKIYSSPDEMIRELVKPGMSLHLSATMSRPNALIYALARSFQYTNPEFTISMAGIHSSAHALTISKIVKKMITGFAGDNYPKPSPNSLYSNLLDGTPFELELWSLLSLVQRLMAGAMRLPGFITNSLLGSDMILDKLGKTAFLFPDPQNVSKNQSGPNPPDYRGKKGVDLAYILPLNPDYTLLHAVIGDEEGNLVLCPPSGEGYWGALSAKQGVIATVERIVPKGSIPPELVTIPGNRVVALSVAEYGAHPQSLRVFNLPGISVFEGLSTYLDDYEFQIEANEAANVPSKAEKWYADFVNLPGGHAEYLDRLGNTRLRRLKQIPEENKALKLEDPTTVNDSEQMIILAARAIQEYVKTKGYKTILAGIGAAHISAWTAAHFLEKEGIQVQVITELGFYSMKPHTGDVFLFSQLHTKDCTMLSDITSILGTVVPDHCLGVLGAAEVDWFGNINSTRTSKGKFLVGSGGANDIAASTDCIVVAKANRGRFVKKVNYITSVGDRVMEAICQFGRFQREPNSNHIFEFTHWIAPPSDEEMEAEEAVLRYTSWLPPDEGIPLKEEKPVTAEELTVLRELDPEKIYIEQFMVYTRLP; this is encoded by the coding sequence TTGGAAACAAATAAGAAGATCTATTCAAGTCCAGATGAAATGATCCGAGAGCTTGTTAAGCCGGGGATGTCTCTTCATCTTTCAGCGACGATGTCCAGACCCAATGCACTTATCTATGCTCTTGCACGTTCCTTCCAGTATACAAATCCGGAATTTACAATCAGCATGGCGGGAATTCATTCGAGCGCTCACGCACTTACAATTTCTAAGATCGTAAAAAAAATGATCACCGGTTTTGCCGGAGACAATTATCCGAAACCTTCTCCAAATTCTCTCTACTCGAATCTTTTGGACGGAACTCCGTTCGAACTCGAACTCTGGTCTCTTTTGAGTCTCGTGCAAAGACTGATGGCGGGTGCGATGCGTCTTCCCGGATTTATTACGAACTCGCTCTTGGGAAGCGATATGATTTTGGACAAGTTAGGCAAAACCGCGTTCCTCTTTCCCGATCCTCAAAACGTTTCTAAAAATCAAAGTGGGCCTAACCCTCCAGATTACAGAGGTAAAAAAGGCGTGGACTTAGCCTACATTCTTCCCTTAAATCCGGACTATACTCTCTTGCACGCGGTGATCGGAGACGAGGAAGGAAATCTTGTTCTTTGTCCTCCGAGCGGCGAAGGTTATTGGGGAGCGCTCTCCGCAAAACAAGGAGTCATCGCAACGGTCGAAAGAATCGTTCCAAAAGGATCGATTCCTCCCGAACTCGTTACCATTCCCGGTAACAGAGTTGTCGCCTTATCGGTCGCGGAATACGGAGCGCATCCTCAGTCTCTTCGTGTATTCAATCTTCCGGGAATTTCGGTCTTCGAAGGTCTTTCGACTTATCTCGACGATTACGAATTTCAAATCGAAGCCAACGAAGCGGCTAACGTTCCATCGAAAGCCGAAAAATGGTACGCGGATTTTGTAAATCTTCCCGGGGGACACGCGGAATATTTGGATCGTTTAGGAAATACTCGTCTTAGAAGATTGAAACAGATTCCTGAAGAAAACAAAGCTCTGAAACTGGAAGACCCTACTACGGTCAACGACTCGGAGCAGATGATCATCCTCGCCGCGAGGGCGATTCAAGAATACGTAAAGACAAAAGGATACAAAACGATTCTTGCGGGAATCGGAGCCGCGCATATCTCCGCTTGGACAGCGGCTCACTTTTTGGAAAAGGAAGGAATTCAAGTTCAGGTCATTACGGAACTCGGATTCTATTCTATGAAACCTCATACGGGAGACGTTTTTTTATTCAGTCAATTGCACACGAAAGACTGCACGATGCTCTCGGATATCACGAGTATTTTAGGAACGGTAGTTCCGGATCACTGTCTCGGAGTTTTGGGCGCGGCGGAAGTGGATTGGTTCGGGAACATCAATTCTACAAGAACATCCAAGGGAAAGTTTCTCGTAGGCTCCGGAGGAGCCAACGATATCGCGGCGAGTACGGATTGTATCGTGGTTGCAAAAGCGAATCGGGGAAGATTCGTAAAAAAAGTAAACTACATTACTTCAGTGGGAGATCGTGTGATGGAAGCCATCTGTCAATTCGGTAGATTCCAGAGGGAACCGAACTCCAATCACATTTTCGAATTCACACATTGGATCGCACCTCCTTCGGACGAGGAAATGGAAGCGGAAGAAGCGGTTCTCCGTTATACTTCGTGGCTTCCCCCTGACGAAGGAATTCCGCTAAAGGAAGAAAAACCGGTGACAGCGGAAGAGCTTACCGTTTTAAGAGAATTGGACCCGGAAAAGATTTACATAGAACAATTTATGGTATATACAAGACTTCCATAA
- a CDS encoding AAA family ATPase, whose protein sequence is MKIEGYELKERMNSDSSTEVYKAVRTKDGSQVVIKYIPILDELHPAVVNLRNEFEILNYLASEKMIHAFAMEKIPEGFILVLEFVPGGTLKHFSGKKPVNLKDFFKIAIDLTERLGEIHNKKVIHKDLKPDNIIFNPEGSVLRIVDFGISTRLSKEETSWSNPNRLEGSIHYVSPEQTGRMNRSVDYRSDFYSLGITFYELIAGKLPFESEDLLELVHFHLAKDPVDPRKLRNEIPEALSQIVLKLLSKTAEDRYQTSEGLKADLETVQKKWLEIGDVPAFVLGSKDYSQEFKIPQKLYGREEYIESLLGEFKRVTDTGRTSVVLIAGYSGVGKSSLVKEINKPLTESKGYFVSGKFDQYNRNVPFSAVIQVFSNLIEQILTESPERIEDWKNKIKDTLGSNGKVITDVLPELEFIIGPQTAVTELGAQENANRFYLVFQNFIKIFAHQEHPLAIFLDDLQWADTPSLELVKNLIEDVSVNYLFLMLAYRDNEVDSTHPFSTLVSGLEKEGFRLDKILLKPLSLQNVNELLADSLRSSSEETLSFAEIVYSKTRGNPFFINELLKQLSKEEIISYKKGDSTFTGKWIWNLEKIKKTDISDNVVELLVRRIKKLSPRTQETLKLASCIGSNFDLGVQSKILGTTLKETASAIMETMEEELIVPYGDNYRLVDSMEEVEENKEKNFQIAKTILFRFQHDRVQQASYELLSEDQKQSTRLKIGRILLENLNEKALEDSIFDVVNHLNTGSSLITENEEKRRLLQLNVQAAQKAKLSAAYKPAKLYSEKARELLFSLPEAEKGDKELWSKEYELAYSVHKELAEVLYLNGNFEESQEMIQTILKQAKTPVEQADAYNLLMIEYSAQGKFDLAMPTVIKALKPLGIEIPTSNFDKVVDKEIEEVRKNLKNRSVTSLLDEPLMTDPNHIWAVNLLISAIPMAYNKEPALFPVICLKMANLLLKHGNLSDSYGYSCYGMVLVGKLSDYKAAYDFCELAVKLSEKYMNSGGYTKAANILANYSSSFVKHLKFSEEVNIKCVQAALDSGEFLHGSYAAMNDASNVLFQGKNLEILKPKINQLLKFVRKVKNNLAIDTILGTTLILSNLRGETGGHLDFSSNEYQEKEYIDLCNDHQSLAPICTFKVMKIRSLLMYGEYQLALQEAEEANGMILYLGGQYGPWEHNFLYSLALAANYKKITPDKKKEYLKKIRENQKQLLVLSESCPENFYHKHLLVEAELARLEYKNWKAARTYEAAIREARKNEFPNDEALACEMAATFWLSKGSIKIAGEFINEAFHRYGLWGANLKQSMLKSKYPEFIRERGTGTIRTHRTISTTTAAATEVYSGQTLDLQSVLKSSTAISGEIKLENLLDKLMKIVIENAGAQRGVLILKKEGRLYVEAEGSITKDDVDVLTGIPLGSSKNLPISLIYYVERTKENLVLRNANQDEKFNKDEYIKNSKTKSVLCTPVIKQGEISGILYLENNLSEGAFTSDRLQIMNILSSQAAISIDNALLYSNMEGKVRERTRELAQANADLGLKNQHITDSITYSLNIQQAILPSETLLAKNLKEQFVLFRPKDIVSGDFYWFSKKEGSIFLAAVDCTGHGVPGALMSMIGNTLLNQIVNEAGIKDPGKVLEHLNKNVRQALKQDSIDTNSVDGMDICFCRIESEKLYFAGAKRPLYFSRGGKIEEIKGDRHSIGGRQKEDSRTYTTHEVKLEKGKPTMFYLTTDGYMDQPNPQRQRIASKGLIAQLHGVSSLPADEQQERLAAFLDGHQAGESQRDDITLIGFRI, encoded by the coding sequence ATGAAAATTGAAGGTTACGAATTAAAAGAAAGAATGAATTCGGATTCGTCGACGGAGGTCTACAAAGCCGTTCGAACCAAGGATGGATCGCAGGTAGTCATCAAATATATTCCGATCCTGGACGAATTACATCCTGCGGTCGTCAATTTGAGAAACGAATTCGAAATTCTAAATTATCTCGCGTCCGAGAAGATGATCCACGCCTTCGCCATGGAAAAAATTCCGGAAGGATTTATCCTCGTTCTCGAATTTGTTCCGGGAGGAACCCTCAAACATTTCTCCGGAAAAAAACCGGTCAACCTCAAGGACTTTTTCAAAATAGCGATCGATCTCACCGAAAGACTCGGCGAAATACATAATAAAAAAGTAATACATAAAGATTTAAAACCGGATAACATCATATTCAATCCGGAAGGAAGCGTTTTAAGAATCGTCGACTTTGGAATTTCAACCCGTCTTTCCAAAGAGGAAACTTCTTGGTCCAATCCAAACCGATTGGAAGGAAGTATTCACTACGTATCCCCCGAACAAACCGGAAGAATGAATCGATCCGTCGACTACCGAAGCGATTTTTATTCCTTAGGAATCACGTTTTACGAACTCATCGCGGGGAAACTTCCGTTTGAAAGCGAGGACCTTTTGGAACTCGTTCACTTTCATCTCGCAAAAGATCCCGTGGATCCTCGCAAGCTGAGAAACGAAATTCCGGAAGCACTGTCTCAAATCGTCCTAAAATTATTATCTAAAACTGCAGAGGATCGTTATCAGACTTCGGAAGGACTAAAAGCCGACTTAGAAACCGTTCAAAAAAAATGGCTCGAGATCGGAGACGTTCCCGCGTTTGTCTTAGGTTCCAAGGATTATTCTCAAGAATTTAAAATTCCTCAAAAGTTGTATGGAAGAGAGGAATACATAGAATCACTGTTAGGTGAATTCAAAAGAGTCACAGACACGGGAAGAACGAGCGTAGTTCTGATCGCGGGTTATTCGGGAGTCGGGAAATCCTCTCTCGTAAAAGAAATCAACAAACCTCTCACGGAATCGAAAGGATATTTTGTTTCCGGAAAGTTTGATCAATACAATCGAAACGTTCCCTTTAGCGCGGTCATTCAAGTTTTCTCCAATCTGATAGAACAAATTCTTACGGAGTCGCCCGAACGAATCGAAGACTGGAAGAACAAAATCAAAGATACTCTGGGAAGCAACGGAAAGGTGATCACCGACGTTTTGCCCGAACTCGAATTTATCATCGGCCCTCAAACGGCAGTAACAGAGCTCGGCGCACAGGAGAACGCAAACCGTTTCTATTTAGTCTTTCAAAACTTTATTAAAATTTTCGCGCATCAAGAACATCCTCTCGCCATTTTTCTCGACGACTTGCAGTGGGCGGACACCCCTTCTCTCGAATTGGTAAAAAACTTAATCGAAGACGTTTCCGTAAATTACCTTTTCTTAATGTTAGCATATAGGGACAACGAAGTGGATTCGACACATCCGTTTTCGACCTTGGTTTCAGGTTTGGAAAAAGAGGGTTTTCGTTTAGACAAAATTCTTCTTAAACCTCTCAGTTTACAAAACGTAAACGAACTTTTAGCGGACAGCCTACGAAGTTCTTCGGAAGAAACTCTGAGCTTCGCGGAAATCGTATATTCTAAAACCAGAGGGAATCCTTTCTTTATCAATGAACTCTTAAAACAATTATCAAAAGAAGAAATCATCTCCTATAAAAAAGGAGATTCTACGTTTACCGGAAAATGGATTTGGAATCTAGAAAAAATAAAGAAAACCGATATTTCGGATAACGTGGTGGAACTTCTCGTCCGAAGAATCAAAAAACTTTCCCCTCGCACGCAGGAAACCTTAAAACTGGCGTCTTGTATCGGAAGTAACTTTGATCTTGGAGTTCAATCTAAAATTTTGGGGACAACCCTAAAAGAAACCGCTTCCGCAATTATGGAAACGATGGAAGAAGAATTGATTGTTCCTTACGGAGACAACTACCGTTTGGTCGATTCCATGGAAGAAGTGGAAGAAAATAAGGAAAAAAACTTTCAGATTGCCAAGACGATTCTATTTCGTTTTCAACACGACAGGGTTCAACAAGCAAGTTACGAATTATTAAGCGAAGATCAAAAACAATCCACTCGATTAAAAATCGGAAGAATCCTTTTAGAAAACCTAAACGAAAAGGCTTTAGAAGATTCCATTTTCGACGTCGTAAACCACCTAAACACCGGTTCTTCCTTAATTACGGAAAACGAGGAAAAAAGAAGATTACTTCAATTGAATGTTCAAGCCGCGCAGAAAGCAAAACTTTCCGCCGCCTACAAACCCGCGAAATTATATTCCGAAAAAGCAAGAGAACTTTTATTTTCGCTGCCGGAAGCGGAGAAAGGAGATAAGGAGCTTTGGTCGAAAGAATACGAACTCGCGTATTCGGTCCATAAGGAGCTGGCCGAAGTCTTATATCTCAACGGAAATTTTGAAGAATCGCAGGAGATGATCCAGACCATCTTAAAACAGGCGAAAACTCCAGTGGAACAAGCGGATGCCTATAACCTGTTGATGATAGAATATTCGGCGCAAGGAAAATTCGATCTCGCGATGCCGACCGTTATCAAAGCGTTAAAACCTTTGGGAATTGAAATCCCGACTTCAAACTTCGATAAGGTCGTGGACAAGGAAATCGAAGAAGTAAGAAAAAATTTAAAAAACAGAAGCGTAACATCGTTGTTAGACGAACCGCTTATGACGGATCCGAACCATATCTGGGCGGTCAATCTTTTGATCAGTGCGATTCCGATGGCCTACAACAAAGAGCCCGCCCTCTTCCCGGTAATCTGTCTAAAAATGGCGAACTTACTTTTGAAACACGGAAACCTTTCCGATTCTTACGGTTATTCCTGCTACGGGATGGTCCTCGTCGGAAAATTATCCGATTATAAAGCCGCGTATGACTTCTGCGAATTGGCAGTAAAACTCAGCGAAAAATATATGAACTCGGGCGGTTACACAAAAGCCGCAAACATATTAGCAAACTATTCTTCTTCGTTCGTAAAACACCTCAAGTTCTCCGAAGAAGTCAACATCAAATGTGTACAAGCCGCTTTGGATTCCGGAGAATTTCTACACGGAAGTTATGCGGCCATGAACGATGCGTCTAACGTTCTTTTTCAAGGAAAGAATTTAGAAATTCTTAAACCGAAAATCAACCAGCTCCTCAAATTTGTAAGAAAAGTTAAAAATAATCTCGCTATCGATACGATTTTAGGAACGACTCTAATTCTTTCCAACTTGAGAGGGGAAACGGGCGGCCATCTTGACTTTTCTTCAAACGAATACCAGGAAAAGGAATACATCGATCTCTGTAATGATCATCAGAGTTTAGCCCCGATCTGTACATTCAAAGTGATGAAGATAAGATCCTTACTGATGTATGGAGAATATCAACTGGCTCTTCAAGAAGCGGAAGAAGCGAATGGTATGATTCTTTATCTCGGAGGCCAATATGGACCATGGGAGCATAATTTTTTGTATTCCCTCGCGCTCGCGGCGAATTATAAAAAGATTACACCTGATAAGAAAAAAGAATATTTAAAGAAAATTCGAGAAAATCAAAAACAACTCTTAGTTCTATCGGAGAGTTGTCCTGAGAACTTCTATCACAAACATCTGTTAGTCGAAGCGGAACTCGCAAGACTCGAATACAAAAACTGGAAAGCTGCGAGAACCTACGAAGCTGCGATCCGAGAAGCGAGAAAGAACGAATTCCCGAACGACGAAGCCCTTGCTTGCGAAATGGCCGCGACATTCTGGCTCTCGAAAGGAAGTATTAAAATCGCCGGAGAATTTATCAACGAAGCCTTTCATCGTTACGGACTCTGGGGAGCCAATCTCAAACAGAGTATGCTCAAGTCCAAGTATCCGGAGTTTATCCGCGAAAGAGGAACCGGTACGATTCGCACTCACAGAACGATCTCGACGACGACAGCCGCGGCGACTGAAGTTTATTCCGGTCAGACGTTAGATCTTCAATCTGTATTAAAAAGTTCTACTGCGATTTCCGGAGAGATCAAACTGGAAAATCTCTTAGACAAGTTGATGAAGATAGTAATCGAAAACGCAGGGGCGCAGAGAGGAGTTCTCATTCTTAAAAAAGAAGGAAGGCTTTATGTCGAAGCGGAAGGTTCGATCACAAAAGACGACGTCGACGTACTCACTGGAATTCCTCTCGGGAGCAGCAAAAATCTTCCGATCTCTTTGATCTACTACGTGGAACGCACAAAAGAGAACTTAGTTCTCAGAAACGCGAACCAAGACGAGAAGTTTAACAAGGACGAGTATATTAAGAATTCTAAAACTAAATCCGTCCTCTGCACCCCCGTTATCAAACAAGGAGAAATTTCCGGGATTCTCTATCTCGAAAACAATCTCTCTGAGGGAGCTTTCACGTCGGATCGTCTTCAGATCATGAACATACTCTCCTCTCAAGCGGCGATCTCCATCGATAACGCGTTACTCTACTCGAACATGGAAGGGAAAGTAAGAGAGAGAACGAGAGAGTTGGCTCAGGCAAACGCGGATCTCGGATTAAAGAATCAACACATCACAGACAGTATCACATATTCATTGAATATTCAACAGGCAATTCTTCCTTCCGAAACTCTTCTTGCAAAAAATCTAAAAGAACAATTCGTTCTCTTCAGACCAAAAGACATCGTCTCAGGCGACTTCTATTGGTTCAGTAAAAAAGAAGGATCTATTTTTCTGGCCGCAGTCGATTGTACTGGACACGGGGTCCCCGGTGCTTTAATGTCAATGATCGGAAATACTTTGCTCAACCAGATCGTAAACGAGGCAGGGATCAAAGACCCCGGAAAAGTTTTGGAACATCTGAATAAGAATGTAAGACAAGCCTTGAAACAAGATTCCATAGATACGAACTCGGTCGATGGAATGGATATCTGCTTCTGCCGAATTGAATCGGAGAAACTTTATTTCGCCGGAGCAAAGAGACCTCTCTACTTTTCCAGAGGCGGGAAGATAGAAGAAATCAAAGGCGACAGACATTCCATCGGCGGAAGACAGAAAGAAGATTCCAGAACCTATACGACCCACGAAGTAAAACTGGAAAAGGGAAAGCCCACTATGTTTTACCTGACCACGGACGGATACATGGATCAGCCGAATCCTCAAAGACAAAGAATCGCCAGCAAAGGACTCATCGCCCAACTTCACGGCGTGTCTTCCCTTCCGGCGGACGAACAACAAGAAAGACTCGCGGCCTTTTTAGACGGACATCAAGCGGGAGAATCCCAGAGAGATGACATAACTTTGATCGGATTTCGGATCTAA
- a CDS encoding DUF1987 domain-containing protein, translating to MESLHIQQTKTSPEVILDAEKGAVEIIGESYPENAIAFYKPVFDWLNSTMGNKSAIQVKFQLDYFNTSSSKVIMDILDSLQKYHDQSGKVKVLWLYKEDDDDMQETGEEFSSDLSLPFELKSYK from the coding sequence ATGGAATCTTTACATATCCAACAGACCAAAACTTCTCCAGAGGTTATTTTGGACGCTGAGAAAGGAGCAGTGGAAATCATCGGAGAATCTTATCCGGAAAACGCGATCGCTTTCTACAAGCCGGTATTCGATTGGCTCAACTCCACGATGGGAAACAAAAGCGCCATCCAAGTAAAATTTCAGTTAGATTATTTTAATACAAGTTCTTCGAAAGTGATCATGGACATTTTGGATTCTCTCCAAAAATATCACGATCAAAGCGGTAAAGTCAAAGTCCTCTGGTTATATAAAGAAGACGACGACGATATGCAAGAAACAGGAGAGGAATTCTCATCCGATCTTTCTCTGCCGTTCGAACTTAAATCCTACAAATAA
- a CDS encoding SiaB family protein kinase: MMENKSVDLFKHYKEACDYQLIVSFKGRLSQEVLTEFGSMIRTSLSTESKIKKIFAVFIELAQNMLHYSAERRALEDGREGGVGIIMVDEKSIGYNVSSGNLVLNEKIESLKTKCEKINSMSRDELKTYYQQQLRSDRPDDSKGAGVGLIDIARKSDGPLTYGISPVDDKHSFFTLSAYFTKEN; encoded by the coding sequence ATGATGGAAAACAAGTCCGTAGACCTGTTTAAGCACTACAAAGAGGCCTGCGATTATCAATTAATTGTTTCCTTTAAGGGCCGACTTTCGCAGGAAGTCCTTACGGAATTCGGTTCCATGATCCGAACTTCTCTGAGTACGGAATCGAAAATCAAAAAAATCTTCGCCGTTTTTATTGAATTGGCACAGAATATGTTACACTATTCGGCGGAAAGAAGAGCTCTCGAAGACGGAAGGGAAGGCGGAGTCGGCATCATTATGGTCGATGAAAAATCGATTGGCTATAATGTTTCGTCCGGGAACCTTGTACTAAATGAGAAAATCGAATCGCTAAAAACAAAATGCGAGAAGATCAATTCTATGTCAAGGGACGAGCTGAAGACTTATTACCAGCAGCAGTTGCGCTCGGACAGGCCGGATGACAGCAAAGGCGCGGGAGTCGGCCTGATTGATATAGCAAGAAAGTCGGACGGACCGCTTACCTATGGCATTTCACCGGTAGACGATAAGCATTCGTTTTTTACACTTTCTGCATACTTCACAAAGGAAAATTGA
- a CDS encoding ArsR/SmtB family transcription factor — protein sequence MDILKVTKAIGNETRLNILEWLKNPESNFGKQEIGDFKKDGVCVTLIQEKTELGQSTISHYLSLLLGANLLKSKRIGQWTFYSRNEETIREYLNFLKRKIQ from the coding sequence ATGGATATCCTCAAGGTCACGAAGGCCATCGGAAACGAGACCCGTTTGAATATTTTAGAATGGCTGAAGAATCCGGAATCCAATTTTGGAAAACAGGAAATCGGTGATTTTAAAAAGGACGGAGTTTGTGTCACCCTGATACAAGAAAAAACCGAATTAGGACAATCCACGATTTCCCATTATCTTTCGCTTCTTTTGGGAGCCAATCTATTGAAATCGAAAAGGATCGGTCAATGGACGTTTTACAGCAGAAACGAGGAAACCATCCGAGAATATTTGAATTTTTTAAAGCGTAAAATCCAGTGA